From Tachyglossus aculeatus isolate mTacAcu1 chromosome X5, mTacAcu1.pri, whole genome shotgun sequence, a single genomic window includes:
- the LOC119947618 gene encoding putative vomeronasal receptor-like protein 4, whose protein sequence is MVTSTFIWGICFLSQTSVGLVGNSLPLTVHVILLPLIHEPKPTDLIITHMALVHAMMLFTRVVTKAASAHGLQLLQTDIRCKVLESVYRATRGTSMGTTNPLSVIQAITISSSHPSWARLNAQLAKHVFLACVIIRLINVLVEATLLMKMVSSPNVTSRENRFHDNYCMVSQIITSISALLQGLFLTLMTVSDVLS, encoded by the coding sequence ATGGTCACCAGCACTTTCATCTGGGgcatctgcttcctctcccagacTTCAGTGGGACTGGtagggaactccctccccctcacagtCCACGTCATTCTGCTCCCCCTGATCCATGAACCTAAGCCCACAGACTTGATTATCACCCACATGGCCCTGGTCCACGCCATGATGCTCTTCACCAGGGTGGTCACAAAGGCAGCGTCAGCCCACGGTCTGCAGCTGCTACAGACTGACATCAGGTGTAAGGTGTTAGAATCTGTCTACCGCGCTACACGTGGCACATCCATGGGCACCACCAACCCCCTGAGCGTGatccaggccatcaccatcagctCCAGCCACCCCTCCTGGGCCCGGCTCAATGCCCAGTTGGCCAAGCATGTCTTCCTGGCCTGTGTCATCATCAGGCTCATCAACGTGCTCGTGGAAGCCACCCTTCTCATGAAGATGGTTTCATCCCCCAACGTGACCAGCAGAGAAAACAGGTTCCATGACAACTACTGCATGGTGTCCCAGATCATCACGTCCATTAGCGCTCTGCTCCAGGGGTTGTTTCTGACCCTCATGACAGTCAGTGATGTCCTCTCTTAG